The proteins below come from a single Miscanthus floridulus cultivar M001 chromosome 1, ASM1932011v1, whole genome shotgun sequence genomic window:
- the LOC136489000 gene encoding exocyst complex component SEC15A-like, translated as MTAQTKKRGATENGDGGVGLGLAAFIANNEDVGPIVRHAFESGKPETLLHSLQNIVKMKEVDIEEICRLHHEEFILAIDELRGVLVDADELKGTLSDENLRLQEVASALLLKLDELLEIYSVNSNVGEALATLKICLQVISLCKICNRDIAEAKLLSALKTLELIEKDYLQNIPLKLLKKVIRKQVPMVKLYIEKKVCSEFNQWLVYIRRTAKEIGQVAIDQTSLTRQKDEGMCARQREAEESSRVGFDVNADTLDVEHMAEEPMLEFDLAPVYRAHHIHIGLGLGEKFREYYYNNRLMLLNLDLQFSTSQPFVESYQPFLAQVAGFFIIEDRVLRTADGLLSEGQVDTMLETAISKVTLILEEQFSRIDAANHLLLIKGYVSLFGATLKKYGYRSMSVVEILDKTRDKYLELLLSDCRKKLNYAFSKDSYERMVIKKENEYDTNIAAFQLEPVDGVPNLPYVAPFSSSVPNACRIVRSFIEELVSYLSHSGSTNIYDVVKSYLDKFLIETLNDGFLNLIHGGSLEFPQVVQIAGNIAILEQSCDMFLWHAARLCGVPRCLLEKPHSGLTARAVLKASQNAAYNGLITLVNSKIDEYMLQLTSINWTPEEAPEHANDYMNEVIIYLHEGVSSGQQIVPRDALFKVVSGALSHISDSITTVLLSDRVKRFNANAVASIDIDLKVLEGFADDTYRMTGFSDLRKETSFRDCLAEIRQLINLLLSNQPESFMNPVTRKQNYGALDHKKVAIICDKFKDAPDSLFGSLSSRATVQSARKKSLDVLKRRLKDFS; from the coding sequence ATGACTGCTCAGACAAAGAAGAGGGGCGCTACGGAAAATGGGGATGGTGGTGTTGGTTTGGGCCTTGCTGCCTTCATTGCAAACAATGAGGATGTGGGTCCCATAGTCCGGCATGCTTTTGAATCTGGGAAGCCTGAAACCCTCTTGCACAGCCTCCAGAACATCGTGAAGATGAAGGAGGTTGATATTGAAGAGATTTGTAGACTCCACCATGAGGAATTCATCCTTGCAATCGATGAGCTTCGTGGTGTCCTggttgatgctgatgagcttaAGGGCACATTGTCTGATGAGAACCTGCGGTTGCAAGAAGTTGCTAGCGCCTTGCTACTGAAGCTTGATGAGCTTCTTGAGATCTATTCTGTAAACAGTAATGTTGGGGAAGCCCTAGCTACATTGAAGATTTGTCTGCAAGTTATCAGTCTCTGCAAGATATGCAACAGGGACATTGCTGAAGCAAAATTACTTTCTGCATTGAAAACATTGGAGTTGATTGAGAAGGACTACCTGCAAAATATTCCACTGAAGCTTCTGAAAAAGGTTATTCGTAAACAAGTTCCTATGGTAAAGCTGTACATTGAGAAGAAAGTTTGTAGTGAGTTTAATCAGTGGCTTGTGTATATCAGAAGGACTGCTAAGGAGATTGGGCAAGTCGCAATAGACCAGACATCTCTTACTCGTCAGAAAGATGAGGGAATGTGTGCCCGACAGAGGGAAGCAGAAGAATCTAGCCGTGTTGGGTTCGACGTGAATGCTGACACCTTGGATGTGGAGCACATGGCTGAGGAACCAATGCTGGAATTTGATCTTGCGCCAGTGTACAGAGCACACCATATCCACATAGGCCTTGGTCTTGGGGAGAAGTTTCGAGAATATTACTACAACAACAGGCTCATGCTACTCAATTTGGACTTGCAATTTTCTACGTCACAACCCTTTGTTGAGTCCTATCAACCTTTCCTTGCTCAGGTAGCTGGCTTTTTTATTATTGAGGACCGTGTCCTTCGAACTGCAGATGGGCTTCTATCTGAGGGCCAGGTTGATACAATGTTGGAAACAGCCATTTCTAAAGTTACTCTGATCTTAGAGGAACAGTTCTCCCGCATTGATGCTGCCAACCACCTCCTCCTCATAAAAGGATATGTCAGTCTTTTTGGTGCAACCCTGAAGAAATATGGATACCGATCCATGTCAGTTGTTGAAATTCTTGACAAAACTAGGGACAAGTATCTTGAACTTCTTCTTTCTGACTGCCGGAAGAAGCTCAACTATGCCTTTTCTAAGGACTCATATGAGAGGATGGTTATAAAGAAGGAAAATGAATATGACACAAATATAGCAGCATTCCAACTTGAACCTGTTGATGGAGTACCAAATTTGCCATATGTTGCTCCATTTTCCTCCTCAGTTCCCAATGCTTGTCGTATTGTGCGTTCTTTCATTGAGGAGTTGGTCAGCTACTTGTCACACAGTGGTAGCACAAACATCTATGATGTGGTGAAAAGTTACTTAGACAAGTTCTTGATTGAGACGTTGAATGATGGTTTTCTGAACCTGATACATGGTGGTTCCCTGGAATTTCCACAGGTGGTGCAGATTGCAGGAAAtattgccattcttgagcagtCCTGTGATATGTTCCTTTGGCATGCTGCTAGACTTTGTGGTGTCCCTAGGTGCCTCCTTGAGAAGCCCCATTCTGGTTTGACTGCTAGAGCTGTGCTCAAAGCCTCCCAGAATGCAGCATACAATGGATTGATTACTTTGGTCAATTCCAAGATTGATGAGTATATGTTGCAGTTGACTAGCATCAATTGGACTCCGGAGGAAGCTCCAGAGCACGCAAATGACTACATGAACGAAGTTATTATCTATCTTCATGAGGGGGTATCTTCTGGGCAGCAGATTGTACCAAGAGATGCCTTATTCAAGGTTGTATCTGGTGCACTAAGCCACATCTCAGATTCTATAACAACGGTACTTCTTAGTGACCGGGTGAAAAGGTTCAACGCAAATGCTGTTGCTAGTATTGACATTGATCTGAAAGTGTTGGAGGGGTTTGCTGATGACACATACCGCATGACTGGGTTTTCGGACCTGAGAAAGGAAACAAGTTTCAGAGATTGTCTAGCCGAAATAAGGCAGCTAATAAATCTTCTTCTCAGCAACCAACCTGAAAGCTTCATGAATCCTGTAACCAGGAAGCAGAATTATGGAGCCTTAGACCATAAGAAGGTGGCAATAATTTGTGACAAGTTCAAGGATGCCCCAGACAGTTTATTTGGAAGCCTTTCAAGCCGAGCCACAGTGCAGAGCGCCCGGAAGAAATCCCTGGATGTTCTGAAGAGAAGGTTAAAGGATTTTAGCTGA
- the LOC136459886 gene encoding proline transporter 3-like: MLPEIQSTVRELVRANMYKGVSSAYTIIVVSYWTLAFSGYWAFGAQVQPYILSSLTAPRWATVMANPFAVIQIAGCFQIYCRPTFAHFEERLQAKKNMSCRPCLCRLTYTSAYMAVITLVSAAMPFFGDFVSVCGAVGFTPLDFVLPALALLKTRTMPDNPEDCSVL, translated from the exons ATGCTGCCAGAAATTCAG AGCACCGTGCGAGAACTGGTGAGGGCAAACATGTACAAAGGCGTCTCTTCAGCGTACACGATCATCGTCGTGTCCTACTGGACCCTCGCATTCAGTGGCTACTGGGCATTTGGCGCTCAGGTCCAGCCCTACATCCTGTCCTCCCTGACAGCTCCAAGATGGGCAACTGTAATGGCAAACCCGTTTGCAGTCATTCAGATAGCAGGTTGCTTCCAG ATATACTGCCGGCCTACGTTTGCGCACTTCGAAGAGAGGCTTCAGGCGAAGAAGAACATGAGCTGCAGACCCTGCCTGTGCCGGCTGACATACACGTCTGCATACATGGCCGTGATTACGCTCGTCTCCGCTGCAATGCCCTTCTTTGGGGACTTTGTATCAGTCTGCGGAGCAGTTGGGTTCACCCCTTTGGACTTCGTGCTGCCTGCATTGGCACTTCTCAAGACCAGGACGATGCCTGATAACCCAGAGGATTGCAGTGTGCTGTGA